From a single Oreochromis niloticus isolate F11D_XX linkage group LG3, O_niloticus_UMD_NMBU, whole genome shotgun sequence genomic region:
- the LOC100704129 gene encoding caspase-1 isoform X2 — MIVDGHRREERRMKEVGCQWESPVEDRKEVGCQSEAVQVDVLNQQLSWRHSGLPDTSKPPADCTAEEMLMAVRSQFIDRVSEAVLSSLLDKLLERRIVIDDEIDLGRANGRVNNARRVIDMVRRKGSQACSTLIAALCKADPFLSKELQLK, encoded by the exons ATGATTGTTGATGGTcacaggagggaggagaggaggatgaaggAG GTGGGCTGTCAGTGGGAGAGCCCCGTGGAGGACAGGAAAGAGGTGGGCTGTCAGAGCGAGGCAGTGCAGGTGGATGTGCTGAATCAGCAGCTCAGCTGGAGACACTCAG GTCTTCCTGATACGTCAAAGCCCCCTGCTGACTGCACGGCAGAGGAGATGCTGATGGCCGTTCGCTCTCAGTTTATCGACAGAGTGTCCGAAGCTGTCCTGAGCAGCCTGCTGGATAAACTCCTGGAGCGCCGCATCGTCATCGATGATGAAATTGATTTAGGCAGAGCGAATGGAAGGGTGAATAACGCCCGACGGGTGATCGACATGGTGCGGAGAAAAGGATCCCAGGCCTGCTCGACTCTGATTGCCGCTCTCTGCAAGGCTGATCCGTTTCTTTCAAAGGAGCTGCAGCTGAAGTGA
- the LOC100704129 gene encoding caspase-1 isoform X1 — MIVDGHRREERRMKEVGCQWESPVEDRKEVGCQWESPVEDRKEVGCQSEAVQVDVLNQQLSWRHSGLPDTSKPPADCTAEEMLMAVRSQFIDRVSEAVLSSLLDKLLERRIVIDDEIDLGRANGRVNNARRVIDMVRRKGSQACSTLIAALCKADPFLSKELQLK; from the exons ATGATTGTTGATGGTcacaggagggaggagaggaggatgaaggAGGTGGGCTGTCAGTGGGAGAGCCCCGTGGAGGACAGGAAAGAGGTGGGCTGTCAGTGGGAGAGCCCCGTGGAGGACAGGAAAGAGGTGGGCTGTCAGAGCGAGGCAGTGCAGGTGGATGTGCTGAATCAGCAGCTCAGCTGGAGACACTCAG GTCTTCCTGATACGTCAAAGCCCCCTGCTGACTGCACGGCAGAGGAGATGCTGATGGCCGTTCGCTCTCAGTTTATCGACAGAGTGTCCGAAGCTGTCCTGAGCAGCCTGCTGGATAAACTCCTGGAGCGCCGCATCGTCATCGATGATGAAATTGATTTAGGCAGAGCGAATGGAAGGGTGAATAACGCCCGACGGGTGATCGACATGGTGCGGAGAAAAGGATCCCAGGCCTGCTCGACTCTGATTGCCGCTCTCTGCAAGGCTGATCCGTTTCTTTCAAAGGAGCTGCAGCTGAAGTGA